Proteins co-encoded in one Malus domestica chromosome 09, GDT2T_hap1 genomic window:
- the LOC103421705 gene encoding U-box domain-containing protein 3-like yields MGEEEQSSVGVEEEEELAEKVEEAETWNQRKQTLILEISSKLIHGDLESKIEAARDIRNLVRKSSSSSSSSSSKTRSKLGAAGVIPPLVLMLCSPNPDARQVSLLALLNLAVRNERNKVKIVMAGAVPPLVELLKFQNGSLRDLATAAILTLSAAALNKPIIADSGAAPLLVEILSSGSVQGKVDAVTALHNLSTCKENSTAILDATAVRPLINLLKECKKYSKFAEKTTALLEILSNSEEGRTAISNSEGGILTLVETVEDGSLISTQHAVGALLSMCQSCRDKYRELILNEGAVPGLLRLTVDGTAEARERARTLLDLLRDSPQQKQLASSVLERIVYDIATRVDGADKAAETAKRLLEDMVKRSMEHSMDRIQQRAASCTPSDTQST; encoded by the exons atggggGAGGAGGAGCAAAGCTCAGTGggagtggaagaagaagaagaattggcAGAGAAGGTGGAGGAGGCAGAGACATGGAACCAAAGGAAACAAACCCTTATACTCGAAATCTCCTCAAAGCTCATCCATGGCGATCTCGAATCCAAGATTGAAGCCGCCAGAGATATCAGAAACTTGGTCAGAAAGTCTTCATCTTCGTCCTCGTCCTCGTCTTCCAAGACTCGCTCGAAGCTGGGCGCGGCGGGCGTGATTCCGCCGCTGGTGTTGATGCTTTGCTCTCCTAATCCGGATGCGCGCCAAGTTTCCCTCCTCGCCCTCCTCAACCTCGCCGTCCGAAACGAACG GAATAAGGTCAAGATTGTGATGGCAGGAGCTGTCCCCCCGCTTGTTGAGCTCCTCAAGTTCCAAAATGGTAGTTTAAGGGATTTAGCAACTGCAGCAATCTTAACACTCTCAGCTGCTGCACTGAACAAGCCAATCATTGCAGATTCTGGAGCTGCACCTCTCCTGGTTGAGATCCTGAGCTCCGGAAGTGTTCAAGGAAAAGTTGATGCCGTGACCGCCTTACACAATCTCTCTACCTGCAAAGAGAACTCAACTGCTATTCTGGATGCTACAGCTGTTCGTCCTCTCATTAACCttctcaaagaatgcaaaaagTACTCCAAGTTTGCTGAAAAGACTACTGCCCTTCTCGAGATCCTATCCAACTCTGAAGAAGGGCGTACTGCAATCTCAAACTCAGAAGGTGGGATATTAACCTTAGTAGAGACTGTTGAAGATGGATCCCTAATAAGCACACAACATGCGGTTGGAGCATTGCTCTCCATGTGTCAGAGCTGCCGCGACAAATACAGGGAACTCATTCTTAATGAAGGTGCAGTACCAGGTCTTCTTCGACTGACAGTAGATGGCACAGCTGAAGCTCGGGAGAGAGCTCGTACGCTGCTAGACTTGCTTAGAGATTCTCCCCAGCAAAAGCAATTGGCCTCCTCCGTTCTGGAGAGAATTGTATACGACATTGCCACTAGGGTCGATGGAGCAGACAAAGCAGCTGAAACTGCAAAAAGGTTACTGGAAGACATGGTTAAAAGAAGCATGGAGCATAGCATGGACCGAATCCAGCAGAGAGCTGCATCTTGTACACCTTCGGATACTCAGTCTACGTAA
- the LOC103443017 gene encoding uncharacterized protein — protein sequence MMGRSPFARAGGFRPENLGPNALALIGNLCFTFFVLGVLIFTIIAATYEPEDPLFHPSTKITTFLTSKSNATFKSDDTVVKTGENFLAPNQTEIGNFISMTDVVNLSEGDNSITQNSEAESASCEGPIDCRDPEVFHLMMRATIEKFKDIHFYRFGKPVQGSDGNSCDMAWRFRPKEGKTASFYKDYRRFSILKSENCTLSVGDIGEYHTGVNARKRKKKAGFDKQGKTEAGFDKQGKTEVNSLPVVGEVVNDTLPVVESEGSFSHGKYLIYSGGGDRCKSMNHYLWSFLCALGEAQYLNRTLVMELTLCLSSIYTSSNQDEEGKDFRFYFDFEHLRESASVLDAKQFWTDWEKWQKKDGLGMHLVEDYRVTPMKLNDVKDTLIMRKFGSVEPDNYWYRVCEGETESVVQRPWHLVWKSRRLMDIVSAIASKLNWDYDSVHIERGEKAQNKELWPNLDADTSPSALLSTLPNKIEEGRNLYIATNEPDTSFFDPLKDKYTTHFLDEYKDLWDESSEWYFDTTRLNNGVPVEFDGYMKVSVDTEVFLRGKKQIETFNDLTKDCKDGINSCSTATS from the coding sequence ATGATGGGTCGGTCTCCATTTGCTAGAGCTGGAGGGTTTAGGCCTGAGAATTTGGGTCCCAATGCCCTTGCCTTGATTGGGAACCTTTGCTTTACGTTTTTTGTGCTGGGAGTGTTGATCTTTACTATCATTGCCGCCACCTATGAACCTGAAGACCCGTTGTTTCACCCGTCGACAAAGATCACTACATTCCTCACATCCAAATCCAATGCCACTTTCAAATCCGATGACACCGTGGTCAAGACTGGTGAGAATTTCTTGGCTCCCAATCAAACAGAGATTGGCAACTTTATCAGTATGACTGATGTTGTTAACTTGAGCGAGGGCGATAACTCGATCACTCAGAATTCTGAAGCAGAATCTGCTAGTTGTGAGGGTCCTATTGATTGCAGGGACCCGGAAGTGTTCCATTTGATGATGAGGGCCACCATAGAGAAGTTTAAGGATATTCATTTTTACCGGTTTGGGAAACCAGTGCAGGGTTCGGATGGTAACAGTTGTGATATGGCATGGCGGTTTAGGCCTAAGGAAGGGAAGACTGCTTCTTTTTACAAGGACTATCGGAGATTTAGCATTTTGAAGTCTGAGAATTGTACTCTTAGTGTGGGTGATATTGGAGAGTACCATACTGGAGTAAATgccaggaagaggaagaagaaggccggGTTTGATAAGCAAGGGAAGACAGAGGCCGGGTTTGATAAGCAAGGGAAGACAGAGGTGAATTCCTTGCCAGTTGTTGGGGAGGTTGTGAATGATACCCTACCTGTGGTTGAGTCTGAAGGTTCATTCAGTCATGGGAAGTACTTAATTTATAGTGGTGGTGGAGATAGGTGCAAGAGCATGAACCATTACTTGTGGAGTTTCCTCTGTGCTTTAGGTGAAGCTCAGTACCTGAACCGAACTTTGGTCATGGAATTGACTCTTTGTCTGTCTTCGATTTACACTTCGTCAAATCAAGATGAGGAAGGGAAGGATTTCAGGTTTTACTTTGACTTTGAGCATTTAAGAGAGTCTGCATCTGTATTAGATGCAAAGCAGTTTTGGACAGACTGGGAAAAATGGCAGAAGAAAGACGGTTTGGGTATGCATCTTGTAGAGGATTATAGGGTCACACCTATGAAACTTAATGATGTCAAGGATACTTTGATTATGAGAAAGTTTGGATCTGTGGAGCCAGACAATTATTGGTATAGGGTGTGTGAAGGGGAGACAGAGTCCGTAGTACAACGACCATGGCATTTGGTGTGGAAATCGAGAAGGTTGATGGATATAGTGTCTGCAATCGCATCAAAGTTGAACTGGGATTATGACTCTGTGCACATTGAGAGAGGGGAGAAAGCACAGAACAAGGAGCTTTGGCCTAACCTTGATGCAGATACTTCACCTAGTGCACTACTCTCAACCCTGCCAAACAAAATTGAAGAGGGAAGGAACCTCTACATTGCAACAAACGAGCCAGACACATCTTTCTTTGACCCTTTGAAAGACAAGTATACCACTCATTTCCTCGACGAGTACAAGGATCTTTGGGACGAAAGCAGCGAGTGGTACTTTGATACCACTAGGCTCAACAATGGAGTTCCTGTTGAATTTGACGGTTACATGAAGGTCTCGGTTGATACAGAAGTATTCTTGAGAGGGAAAAAGCAGATAGAAACTTTCAACGATCTCACCAAAGACTGCAAGGATGGTATCAACAGTTGCAGCACCGCGACCAGCTGA
- the LOC103421707 gene encoding ribonuclease E/G-like protein, chloroplastic, with protein MAFHCPCSTEALGSRRLMGVPEYHARLRRHHHLLTKHTQFPSSSSWLVRSSVSLRFLSSYTCHHIPLGNAFRFTLCMAKHGSFLSSPMMSMEKGKSSATSKGMCKIVWTIEADLQAGQFLYITGDPTVLGCWEPEIAILMSPMEHTNLWKAEVKINGGVNFKYNYFIKTERWPSYDITWRPGPELSISVPLPVKQSGKIIVRDSWMRTDTTMSPNSSWGSWIEEAYLPIQPLFSAPARDEYEIMKYVKSDLIESKPALNLPMEKRTVYADGKLNNGLISSSDILELNPFLNEPMEDNVYSDCDRIANSSQRGSTSNSFSTERHYPVEEPWLLHSPLFCLVSKDKMGSDMSKKNDSIKDGAENLDDPEHLLPEERNNLISKEPVSTIILINSSICTMQRIALLEYGKLVELLLEPVKSTVQCDSVYIGVVSKLVPHMGGAFVNIGSSRPSLMDIKQNREPFIFPPFRRTKKSEANNYMLDEHVTAYENERVSLDYEATDDVIEISSQNDYVKSMHNDDDDDEHDIEDEFDVSDVKENMNGGILDYGEVEADFLEGETSAVPVAINGSSNSQMSHLQNKKDTNTVTNENKWARVQKGTKVIVQVVKEGLGSKGPTLTAYPKLKSRFWVLLTRCDRIGISKKIGGVERTRLKVIAKTLQPPGFGLTVRTVAAGHSLEELQKDLEGLVSTWKNITEHAKSAALAADEGVEGAIPVILHRAMGQTLSVVQDYFNETVEKMVVDSPRTYHEVSNYLQEIAPDLCDRVELYNKRVPLFDEFNIEEEINNMLSKRVPLANGGSLVIEQTEALVSIDVNGGHGMFGHGNSQEKAILEVNLAAAKQIARELRLRDIGGIIVVDFIDMADESNKRLVYEEVKKAVERDRSMVKVSELSRHGLMEITRKRVRPSVTFMISEPCACCHATGRVEALETSFSKIEQEISRLLAMMEERPDPGNPKSWPKFILRVDHHMCEYLTSGKRTRLAFLSSSLKVWILLKVARGFTRGAFELKPFVDEKGHKDPPPLTISMLQSSEGRANNSGRKVTLFPIKKWKTGRK; from the exons ATGGCTTTTCACTGCCCCTGCTCCACTGAAGCACTGGGGTCGCGGCGGCTCATGGGCGTCCCCGAATATCACGCCCGTCTTCGGCGCCACCACCACCTGCTCACGAAGCATACCCAGtttccctcttcttcctcttggcTTGTTCGGAGCTCCGTCAGCCTGAGGTTTTTGTCGTC gtATACATGCCATCACATACCTCTTGGAAATGCGTTCAGATTCACTCTTTGTATGGCAAAGCATGGTTCTTTCCTGAGTTCTCCTATGATGTCCATGGAGAAAG GAAAGTCAAGTGCTACTTCTAAAGGGATGTGCAAGATAGTCTGGACAATAGAGGCTGATCTACAAGCTGGCCAATTTCTATACATAACTGGGGATCCTACTGTTCTTGGCTGCTGGGAGCCGGAGATTGCTATACTAATGTCTCCCATGGAACATACAAACTTATGGAAGGCTGAAGTCAAG ATTAATGGTGGTGTCAACTTCAAGTATAACTATTTCATAAAGACGGAAAGGTGGCCTTCATATGACATTACCTGGAGACCTGGACCTGAATTGTCTATATCTGTACCCTTACCTGTCAAACAAAGTGGAAAAATTATAGTGCGGGATTCATGGATGAGGACCGATACCACAATGTCTCCAAATAGTTCATGGGGTTCATGGATAGAGGAGGCATATCTTCCAATACAACCATTATTCTCAGCTCCAGCTAGAG ATGAATATGAGATTATGaaatacgttaaaagtgatttgataGAATCCAAGCCAGCCTTAAATCTTCCTATGGAGAAGCGCACGGTGTATGCTGATGGCAAACTTAACAATGGCTTAATTTCCAGTAGCGACATATTAGAGTTGAACCCATTCTTAAATGAACCAATGGAGGATAATGTGTACTCTGATTGCGACCGTATAGCAAATAGCAGTCAGAGGGGCTCAACTTCTAATAGTTTTTCAACTGAAAGACATTATCCTGTTGAGGAACCTTGGTTACTCCATTCACCTCTCTTCTGCCTTGTGTCTAAGGATAAGATGGGGTCTGATATGTCCAAAAAGAATGACAGCATAAAAGATGGTGCGGAAAATTTGGATGATCCAGAACATTTGTTGCCTGAAGAAAGGAATAACCTAATTTCGAAGGAACCTGTTTCTACCATTATACTGATTAATTCCTCTATATGTACCATGCAAAGGATAGCCCTACTAGAATATGGGAAATTGGTTGAGTTACTACTGGAACCAGTTAAAAGTACAGTGCAGTGTGATAGCGTGTATATAGGAGTGGTTTCGAAACTTGTACCCCATATGGGTGGTGCATTTGTAAATATTGGGAGTTCTAGACCCTCTCTAATGGACATTAAACAAAACAGAGAACCATTCATATTCCCTCCATTCCgaaggacaaagaaaagtgAAGCTAACAACTATATGTTGGATGAGCATGTGACTGCATACGAAAATGAACGTGTGTCACTTGATTATGAAGCGACTGATGACGTCATTGAAATCAGCTCTCAGAATGATTATGTAAAATCAATGCAcaatgatgatgacgatgatgagCATGATATTGAGGATGAATTTGATGTTTCAGATGTTAAGGAAAACATGAATGGTGGTATACTCGATTATGGTGAAGTAGAAGCTGATTTTCTAGAAGGTGAAACTAGTGCTGTACCTGTTGCCATAAATGGTTCTAGCAATTCTCAAATGTCTCATCTCCAGAATAAGAAGGATACAAATACTGTGACTAATGAGAATAAGTGGGCCCGAGTTCAGAAAGGCACTAAAGTTATTGTACAAGTTGTCAAAGAGGGGCTGGGTTCAAAAGGTCCCACACTGACTGCTTACCCAAAATTAAAAAGCAGATTCTGG GTATTGTTAACTCGTTGTGATAGAATCGGAATCTCCAAAAAAATTGGCGGTGTTGAGCGTACACGATTAAAAGTCATAGCAAAAACCTTGCAACCTCCGGGTTTTGGTCTGACGGTAAGAACTGTTGCTGCTGGTCATTCTTTAGAGGAACTGCAAAAGGATTTGGAAGGCCTTGTTTCAACTTGGAAAAACATTACAGAACATGCAAAATCTGCAGCTCTTGCTGCAGATGAAGGTGTGGAAGGGGCCATTCCTGTCATTCTGCATCGGGCAATGGGTCAGACGCTCTCAGTTGTCCAGGATTATTTTAATGAGACA GTTGAAAAAATGGTGGTTGACTCTCCCAGGACATATCATGAG GTTAGCAATTACCTTCAGGAGATTGCCCCTGATCTCTGTGATCGAGTAGAGTTGTACAACAAAAGAGTTCCtctttttgatgaatttaacatAGAAGAAGAGATCAACAACATGCTCAGTAAAAG GGTTCCACTGGCTAATGGAGGTTCTTTAGTGATAGAGCAAACTGAGGCATTAGTCTCTATCGATGTGAATGGAGGACATGGGATGTTTGGTCATGGAAATTCACAGGAGAAAGCTATTTTAGAAGTCAACCTTGCAGCTGCTAAACAG ATTGCAAGGGAGTTACGACTGAGAGATATTGGTGGCATAATCGTGGTAGATTTCATTGACATGGCTGATGAGT CAAACAAGAGATTGGTGTATGAAGAAGTTAAGAAGGCCGTGGAGAGAGACAGATCGATGGTTAAAGTCTCTGAACTGTCTAGGCATGGACTTATGGAAATAACAAGAAAGCGA GTACGACCTAGTGTGACATTTATGATTAGTGAACCGTGTGCTTGCTGTCATGCCACTGGGAGAGTAGAAGCATTAGAGACCTCCTTCTCCAAAATTGAACAAGAAATTTCTCGATTACTT GCAATGATGGAAGAGAGACCGGACCCGGGGAACCCCAAATCCTGGCCGAAGTTTATTCTGAGAGTTGATCATCACATGTGTGAGTACCTAACCTCTGGGAAAAGGACAAGACTTGCATTCTTGAGCAGTTCCCTCAAAGTCTGGATTCTGCTAAAG GTTGCTAGAGGTTTCACTAGAGGTGCATTTGAGCTGAAACCATTTGTGGATGAAAAGGGACACAAAGATCCTCCGCCATTAACGATTTCAATGTTACAATCTTCGGAAGGCAGAGCTAACAATTCTGGCAGAAAGGTGACCTTATTTCCGATCAAAAAGTGGAAGACCGGGCGAAAATGA
- the LOC103421708 gene encoding F-box/kelch-repeat protein At3g06240-like codes for MAKSCNFTDDMVVQILSRLPPKSLMRFKCVRKLWCDLIDSPSFVASHLSNSNSKSGSSTSIVVKHTVNNLRDHRKHVLLSLLNVSEDFSDSDDCVEDLSVAYPLLSVSSPNFEIVGYCDGIFCLSIHFCPEDIGLVNPAIMEFQLLPQPCLLLPPPEPDVADRVDTITNAVGFGYDSKAKAYKVVRIVKFLPGPRIAEVYTLGVDSWREVKFEIDFSVIWTPSFYVYFKGVYHWFATDLQNNDFILTFDMGEEVFDKIPVPYDSLERFAWNCSLALWKESIALFCYRKDEGTGLSIFDIWVMDDSSDGVKIPWSKKRLTIESVPRIEIPLIFWKNDELLLAATDGDVVSYNLRTRNLKYLPIHGIENPLYIQAVLYAESLVSVKGGEQPLAIEPDRDSGSVSFEMYFYPRPI; via the exons atggCAAAGTCGTGTAATTTTacggatgatatggtggtgcaAATCCTGTCTCGATTGCCACCTAAATCCTTGATGCGATTCAAATGTGTCCGTAAGTTGTGGTGTGATCTAATTGATAGTCCTAGCTTTGTGGCGAGTCACCTTTCTAACTCGAATTCGAAATCAGGTTCCTCCACCAGCATTGTTGTAAAACATACTGTTAACAATCTGAGGGATCATAGGAAGCACGTTTTATTGTCATTGCTTAATGTTTCAGAGGATTTTAGCGATAGTGATGACTGTGTTGAGGATCTTAGTGTTGCGTATCCTTTGTTGAGTGTATCttctccaaattttgaaattgtgGGTTACTGTGATGggattttctgtctaagtatTCACTTTTGTCCCGAGGATATTGGTTTAGTCAATCCAGCGATCATGGAATTTCAGCTTCTTCCCCAGCCTTGTCTTCTCCTGCCTCCCCCAGAACCAGATGTTGCTGATAGAGTGGATACCATTACCAATGCCGTTGGATTTGGGTATGATTCCAAAGCTAAAGCATACAAGGTTGTTAGAATTGTCAAATTTTTGCCGGGGCCTAGAATAGCAGAGGTATACACTTTAGGTGTTGATTCTTGGAGAGAGGTCAAGTTTGAGATCGATTTTTCTGTCATCTGGACACCTTCTTTTTATGTCTACTTCAAGGGTGTTTATCATTGGTTTGCTACTGATCTACAAAATAATGATTTCATCCTTACATTTGATATGGGTGAGGAGGTATTTGATAAGATACCAGTTCCGTATGATTCTCTGGAAAGATTTGCATGGAATTGCAGTCTTGCATTATGGAAGGAATCCATTGCTTTGTTCTGCTACCGCAAAGATGAAGGAACTGGACTTTCTATCTTTGATATATGGGTGATGGATGACTCTAGTGATGGGGTAAAAATTCCATGGAGTAAGAAACGCTTAACAATCGAATCTGTACCAAGGATTGAGATTCCATTGATATTTTGGAAGAATGACGAGCTTCTTCTGGCGGCCACTGACGGAGACGTTGTCTCCTATAACCTACGCACTCGAAACCTCAAATACCTTCCTATACATGGGATTGAAAACCCACTATATATTCAAGCTGTTCTTTATGCAGAAAGTCTTGTTTCTGTCAAGGGAGGCGAACAGCCTCTGGCCATAGAGCCAGACAGAGACTCTGGAAG TGTATCGTTCGAGATGTACTTTTACCCAAGGCCTATATGA
- the LOC103421732 gene encoding receptor-like protein 7: MDSLLSKFTCLHCLLLLLLNATHCFSFVQTQTRTLCHADEHSFLLQFKESFTIDKSASGSPFAYPKVASWAREGDQNQSNCCSWDGVECHAKSGRVIGLDLKSSCLYGSINSNSTLFRLVHLQMLDLSDNNFNSSEIPSRLGHDLSSLSYLNLSRSAFSGQIPSEISKLSKLSTLVLSNNNGLELRKSIMRILVQNLTSIKQLHLSDVGIYSTVPDILVNASSLTSLNLSYCGLYREFPVGIFHLPNLEELRLYSNTDLNGYFPTFNRTNSFKTLDVSQTNFSGELPSSIGNLHSLNYFDISYCGFDSHVPSSFGNLTQLSFLKMASFHDVSAGQFLVPDSLSCFGKLTKLNHLGLSNINLQGNFPRFVANLTQLAVLDLLNNSITGEIPSWLALESTQLTIMRLTLNDLQGAIPKSLFHLRNLERLGLSNNNLSGLVEFDQFSNLKKLKVLGLGYNKLSVRVKSGSSATLPKFEYLELAECNLTEFPEFLKNQYELESLGLSGNNIHGQIPKWLWNATRETLLNLDLSSNFLTGFEENPITLPWKNLQLFTLNDNQLQGSLPIPPQSITFYSVNNNNYSGEVSPLFCDLNYLQVLDLGNNSLSGMLPRCLGKSSTLEILILMFNSFNGDIPPFCANKNSLKLVGLGYNRLQGKLPRSMVDCTRLEFLNIGNNQISDIFPSWLGVLPVLRGLILRSNAFHGIIGKPPTNHEFPNLCIIDLSNNLFSGMLPSKYMENWNFMKYVVANEGSRYFLVPSNDSTNKYGNYYEFSYKLIIPVKGVKLTYDKTPYVLRLIDFSSNRFEGEIPASIIGSLRALHFLNLSNNALSGHIPSSLGNLTALESLDLSQNKLSGRIPGSLAQLTFLEYFSVSHNHLWGPIPLGQQFGTFLEDSYQGNSGLCGKLLSKKCKGSESSRLPPPSSFEEDEEAGFTFEFDWYVVLPGVVSGLVVGVVAGNTLADKKLEWFVETFRRRRKSTTARATRGRRT; encoded by the coding sequence ATGGATTCTTTGTTGTCCAAGTTTACCTGTTTGCATTGTCTTCTTTTGCTATTACTCAATGCTACTCACTGTTTTTCATTTGTGCAGACTCAGACACGGACACTTTGCCACGCTGACGAGCATTCCTTCTTGTTACAATTCAAGGAAAGCTTTACGATAGACAAGTCAGCTTCTGGATCTCCTTTTGCTTATCCGAAGGTTGCATCTTGGGCTCGAGAAGGAGATCAGAATCAGAGTAACTGTTGTTCGTGGGATGGTGTTGAGTGCCATGCGAAGTCTGGCCGTGTCATTGGCCTTGACCTCAAGAGCAGCTGTCTCTATGGTTCTATCAATTCCAACAGCACCCTCTTCCGACTTGTTCACTTGCAGATGCTTGACCTATCAGATAACAACTTCAATTCATCTGAAATACCATCGAGATTAGGCCATGACCTTTCGAGTCTATCCTATCTCAACCTTTCAAGGTCTGCATTTTCTGGCCAAATTCCATCTGAAATTTCAAAGCTATCCAAACTGTCTACCCTTGTTCTGTCTAACAATAATGGTTTGGAGCTTAGGAAGTCCATCATGAGAATCCTAGTCCAAAACTTGACCAGCataaaacaacttcatcttagTGATGTAGGCATATACTCCACTGTGCCTGATATCTTGGTCAACGCATCTTCTCTCACATCTCTCAATCTAAGCTACTGTGGGTTGTATAGGGAATTCCCAGTAGGCATTTTCCACCTACCAAACCTAGAGGAGCTTAGATTGTACTCGAACACAGACCTAAATGGTTATTTTCCTACTTTTAACAGGACCAATTCCTTCAAAACATTGGATGTTTCACAGACAAATTTCTCTGGTGAACTTCCTAGTTCTATCGGAAACCTTCATTCCTTAAATTACTTTGATATCTCATATtgtggttttgattcccatgtTCCATCTTCATTCGGAAACCTTACCCAGCTCAGTTTCCTTAAGATGGCTTCATTTCATGACGTTTCCGCAGGCCAATTCTTAGTTCCTGATTCCTTGTCTTGTTTTGGAAAATTAACCAAGCTCAACCACTTGGGTCTTTCGAATATTAACTTACAGGGGAATTTCCCACGTTTTGTGGCTAACCTGACCCAACTTGCAGTTCTAGACTTGCTTAACAATTCAATAACTGGTGAAATCCCATCTTGGCTCGCATTAGAGTCGACCCAATTAACTATTATGCGGCTCACCCTCAACGATTTGCAAGGAGCAATTCCTAAATCGCTTTTCCACCTCAGAAATCTTGAACGTCTTGGCCTTTCCAATAATAATTTGAGTGGATTAGTTGAGTTTGACCAGTTTTCCAACCTCAAAAAGTTGAAGGTACTTGGTTTAGGGTACAACAAGTTATCCGTGCGTGTCAAATCTGGTTCGAGTGCTACTCTTCCAAAGTTCGAATATCTAGAGTTGGCTGAATGCAACTTGACAGAGTTTCCAGAATTTTTGAAAAATCAATACGAATTGGAATCCCTAGGCCTTTCTGGTAACAACATTCATGGCCAAATACCAAAATGGCTATGGAATGCAACTAGAGAAACTCTGCTCAATCTCGACCTCTCTTCGAACTTCTTAACAGGCTTTGAGGAAAATCCAATCACTCTTCCATGGAAAAATCTGCAACTTTTTACTCTTAATGATAATCAATTACAAGGGTCATTGCCAATTCCACCACAATCTATCACGTTTTACAGTGTCAACAACAATAATTATAGTGGAGAAGTTTCACCATTGTTCTGCGACTTGAATTATCTTCAAGTTCTTGATTTGGGCAACAACAGCCTGAGTGGCATGCTTCCACGGTGTTTGGGGAAGTCCAGTACCTTGGAAATATTGATCTTGATGTTTAATTCTTTTAACGGTGATATTCCTCCATTTTGTGCTAACAAAAATAGTTTGAAATTGGTTGGGTTGGGTTACAATCGGTTACAGGGGAAGCTACCAAGATCAATGGTCGACTGCACTCGGTTAGAGTTTCTTAACATTGGCAACAATCAGATCAGTGACATCTTCCCTTCTTGGTTAGGGGTACTTCCAGTATTGAGGGGTCTCATTTTGCGGTCGAATGCATTTCATGGGATAATTGGGAAGCCTCCAACTAATCATGAGTTCCCAAACTTGTGCATCATTGATTTATCCAACAATCTGTTTTCAGGTATGTTGCCTTCTAAGTACATGGAGAACTGGAATTTCATGAAATATGTTGTTGCAAACGAGGGAAGCCGGTACTTTTTAGTCCCATCGAACGACAGCACAAATAAATATGGAAATTACTATGAATTTTCATACAAGTTGATAATTCCTGTAAAAGGTGTTAAGTTGACATATGATAAGACCCCCTATGTTCTGAGACTCATAGATTTCTCAAGTAATAGATTTGAAGGAGAGATTCCAGCAAGTATCATTGGGAGTCTAAGAGCACTTCATTTTCTAAACCTCTCCAACAACGCTCTCTCTGGCCACATCCCTTCATCTCTAGGGAACTTGACTGCTCTTGAATCGTTGGATCTCTCTCAAAACAAGCTCTCAGGAAGGATCCCCGGTAGCTTGGCACAACTTACTTTCCTTGAGTATTTCAGCGTGTCGCATAACCACCTTTGGGGGCCAATACCACTTGGCCAACAATTTGGTACATTCCTAGAAGATTCATACCAAGGAAACTCAGGTTTGTGTGGAAAGCTTTTGTCCAAGAAATGCAAGGGTTCTGAAAGCTCGAGGCTGCCGCCACCATcaagctttgaagaagatgaagaggctGGATTTACATTTGAGTTTGACTGGTACGTAGTTTTGCCAGGAGTTGTTAGCGGACTAGTAGTGGGAGTGGTTGCTGGAAACACGTTGGCAGACAAGAAGCTTGAATGGTTTGTGGAGACAttcaggaggaggaggaagtcAACAACTGCACGAGCGACGAGGGGACGCCGAACTTAG